The following are encoded in a window of Bacillota bacterium genomic DNA:
- a CDS encoding DUF1540 domain-containing protein: MPEIKCTVTECAYNSDVQCGAPMIQVDRNGAASAVKSDQTKCETFKRKS; this comes from the coding sequence ATGCCGGAGATCAAGTGTACGGTAACCGAATGTGCTTATAACAGTGACGTGCAGTGCGGCGCTCCCATGATTCAGGTGGACCGCAACGGGGCAGCAAGCGCCGTCAAGTCAGATCAAACCAAGTGTGAAACCTTTAAACGGAAGAGCTAG
- the mobB gene encoding molybdopterin-guanine dinucleotide biosynthesis protein B — protein MIPVVSIVGFSSTGKTRLVRKLIEVLKNRGYRVAAIKHAAHGYDLDSTGKDSWHYYQAGADQVLILGPESLTVHTRHRKKPALREVCERIEGVDLVLAEGFKGEPGPKIEVFRKNFSPARLSLGGDLIAVVSDLPLQEAVPCFSPNEVEKLADFIIKHFLNSPQS, from the coding sequence ATGATCCCTGTCGTCTCAATTGTAGGTTTTTCCAGCACGGGGAAAACGCGGCTTGTGCGGAAGCTGATCGAGGTTTTAAAAAACAGGGGGTACCGGGTTGCGGCGATCAAGCACGCGGCGCACGGGTATGATCTTGACAGCACCGGCAAGGATTCCTGGCACTACTACCAGGCAGGCGCCGACCAGGTTCTCATTCTGGGCCCGGAATCTCTGACGGTCCACACCCGGCACCGCAAGAAGCCGGCGCTGCGAGAAGTCTGCGAACGGATCGAGGGGGTGGATCTCGTTCTTGCGGAAGGGTTTAAGGGGGAGCCGGGCCCCAAGATCGAGGTTTTTCGAAAAAACTTTTCTCCCGCAAGGCTTTCCCTGGGCGGGGACCTGATCGCTGTTGTAAGCGATCTCCCTCTCCAGGAGGCCGTTCCCTGCTTTTCTCCGAACGAAGTGGAGAAGCTGGCGGATTTCATCATCAAGCACTTTTTGAATTCTCCCCAATCATGA
- a CDS encoding DUF1015 domain-containing protein — MAKVIPFRGVRYNLAKIGDLAAVVTPPYDVIDSEAQKKYYEKHPFNMIRLELGYQFPTDNELDNRYLRAARDYQAWLAEGILVQEAREAVYLYEQEFSVSGQIHRRTGFFARVQLENYESGKIRPHEETLAKPKADRLALMHACRANFSPVFALYEESELKLEEDFNQIKRRPPEIELTDEVGEKHRVWVSTDPEFHKKITTSFTGRVLYIADGHHRYETALAFYEATKEKYPGAAYILMYLVNTRDPGLVILPTHRIVHSLPELDLPLLKGRLEQDFLVEKIPLPEPEAVPKILRVQQQQGKTAFIMGTGEPAAYLLVLKNHQKVRALAPHMSAAWCSLDVAALHLLIFQELLGIGPEKISRQENLAYTRDEEEAFNTLLKGESQLVFFLNPTRIEQVTAVAAAGDKMPQKSTYFYPKLLTGLVLNDLRS; from the coding sequence ATGGCAAAGGTGATTCCATTCCGGGGGGTGCGCTACAATCTGGCAAAAATCGGGGATCTTGCAGCAGTGGTAACACCCCCGTATGATGTCATCGATTCTGAAGCCCAGAAAAAATATTATGAAAAACACCCCTTTAATATGATCCGCCTCGAGCTGGGCTACCAGTTCCCCACCGACAACGAACTCGACAACCGGTATCTCAGAGCTGCAAGGGATTACCAGGCCTGGCTGGCAGAAGGAATCCTGGTGCAGGAGGCCAGGGAAGCCGTTTATCTTTACGAACAGGAATTTTCCGTGAGCGGGCAGATACACCGGAGAACCGGCTTTTTTGCCCGCGTGCAGCTAGAAAATTATGAGAGCGGAAAGATTCGCCCCCACGAAGAGACTCTGGCGAAACCGAAAGCGGACCGGCTTGCCCTGATGCATGCCTGCCGGGCCAACTTCAGCCCCGTTTTTGCCCTTTATGAGGAGTCGGAACTGAAGCTGGAAGAAGACTTCAATCAGATAAAAAGAAGACCCCCTGAAATCGAATTAACGGACGAGGTCGGAGAAAAACACCGGGTCTGGGTAAGCACCGATCCAGAATTCCACAAAAAAATCACCACATCCTTCACCGGCAGAGTGCTCTACATCGCAGACGGCCACCATCGCTACGAAACAGCTCTCGCATTTTACGAGGCAACAAAAGAAAAATACCCGGGCGCGGCATACATCCTCATGTATCTTGTGAACACCCGGGACCCCGGCCTTGTCATCCTGCCCACACACAGAATTGTCCACAGCCTGCCGGAACTCGACCTGCCCCTTTTAAAAGGGCGGCTGGAGCAGGACTTTCTCGTTGAAAAAATCCCGCTTCCCGAACCTGAAGCGGTCCCGAAGATCTTAAGGGTGCAGCAGCAACAGGGAAAAACCGCCTTTATTATGGGAACGGGGGAACCCGCCGCTTACCTTCTGGTCCTGAAAAATCACCAAAAAGTGAGGGCGCTGGCTCCCCACATGTCGGCAGCCTGGTGCAGCCTTGACGTAGCAGCACTCCATCTCCTGATATTTCAGGAACTGCTCGGAATCGGGCCCGAAAAAATTTCCCGTCAGGAGAACCTGGCTTACACCCGGGATGAAGAGGAGGCTTTCAACACCCTTTTAAAGGGAGAGAGCCAGCTGGTATTCTTTCTCAACCCTACAAGAATAGAACAGGTAACGGCGGTTGCTGCAGCAGGAGATAAAATGCCCCAGAAATCCACTTATTTTTATCCTAAATTGCTTACCGGCCTCGTTCTCAACGATCTGAGATCCTGA
- a CDS encoding histidinol-phosphatase HisJ family protein, translating to MLVDYHIHVLGHRGGCYTRELLEEYFAAARAQKIDEIGLTEHDEYAAGLDQKALEEALASYPHLSVRLGLEISYWPGREKEIAGLAQKYNFDYLIGSVHHIENWMFDHPDFRAAYSEWDFALLYQRYFGLVEKLASCGCFDVVGHFDLIKVFGYRPPGDVVSLAAPALMAIRKAGLAVEVNTAGLYKPCGEIYPAEDLLARCYELNIPVTLGSDAHHPGEVGRDLVCVRDLLYRIGYRKIATFSQRRRLLKHL from the coding sequence TTGCTGGTTGACTATCACATTCACGTTTTGGGCCACCGGGGCGGGTGCTATACCCGGGAGCTCTTGGAAGAATATTTTGCTGCCGCCCGGGCGCAAAAGATCGACGAAATCGGTTTGACCGAACATGATGAGTACGCGGCAGGCCTGGATCAAAAGGCGCTTGAAGAAGCGCTGGCCTCTTACCCCCATTTGAGCGTCAGGCTGGGCCTGGAAATCAGCTACTGGCCTGGAAGAGAAAAAGAAATCGCCGGCCTGGCGCAGAAGTATAACTTTGACTATTTAATCGGTTCCGTCCACCACATTGAAAACTGGATGTTCGACCACCCTGATTTTAGAGCCGCTTACTCGGAATGGGACTTTGCCCTCCTGTATCAAAGGTATTTCGGGTTGGTAGAAAAACTTGCCTCCTGCGGCTGCTTTGATGTTGTCGGCCACTTCGATTTGATTAAAGTCTTTGGTTACCGGCCCCCGGGAGATGTAGTCTCCCTTGCAGCACCTGCGCTCATGGCCATCAGAAAAGCCGGTCTTGCGGTGGAGGTAAACACTGCCGGGCTCTACAAGCCGTGCGGGGAGATCTATCCGGCAGAGGATTTGCTGGCGAGGTGCTATGAGTTGAATATACCCGTTACCCTCGGGTCGGATGCCCATCACCCTGGCGAGGTCGGGCGCGATCTGGTGTGCGTCCGGGACCTTCTATACCGGATCGGCTACCGCAAGATTGCAACTTTTTCTCAGCGCAGGCGGCTTCTCAAGCATTTATAA
- a CDS encoding sodium:calcium antiporter: MLLSALELFFSLGLILFAAEVFTNGVEWLGLRLRLAEGAVGSILAAVGTALPESLIPLIAFLLGKGVEQQHIGIGAIIGAPFMLSTLAFFISGLVVSVDAGKRPDFPNLRIDPRVIRRDLGFFFGGYSLGIGAAFIPDLAAKKVVAGGLLLWYSLYVFLTLRGGSAGQPSSLRPLFFGVSKKKPGLVLILSQIAFALAVLIGGAQLFIRSVSEIARMLGVPSFFLSLIIAPIATELPEKFNSIIWLKQQKDTLALGNITGAMTFQSTILPALGIIFTDWHFVAGSWAPILLTFASAGLVLISLSNGKKLTSYTLLMGGLFYLIFLGTTLCSKGWF; this comes from the coding sequence ATGCTTCTCTCTGCCTTGGAGTTGTTCTTCAGTTTGGGGCTTATTCTCTTCGCGGCAGAAGTATTTACAAACGGGGTTGAATGGCTGGGATTAAGGCTTCGCCTCGCCGAGGGGGCGGTGGGGAGCATTCTGGCTGCGGTGGGTACGGCGCTGCCGGAATCGCTGATCCCGTTAATTGCCTTTCTCCTGGGAAAGGGCGTGGAGCAGCAGCATATCGGGATCGGCGCCATTATCGGGGCACCTTTTATGCTCAGCACCCTTGCCTTCTTTATCAGCGGCCTGGTTGTGAGTGTCGATGCCGGCAAACGACCCGATTTTCCCAATTTGAGAATAGATCCCCGCGTGATCCGGCGCGACCTGGGCTTTTTCTTTGGCGGCTATTCCCTCGGGATCGGGGCCGCCTTTATCCCCGATCTTGCTGCGAAAAAGGTAGTCGCCGGCGGGCTCCTGCTCTGGTATTCCCTTTATGTTTTCTTGACATTGCGCGGCGGCTCTGCCGGGCAGCCCTCCAGCCTCCGGCCCTTGTTTTTTGGCGTTTCGAAGAAAAAGCCCGGGCTGGTTTTAATTTTATCCCAGATCGCCTTTGCCCTGGCGGTGCTCATCGGCGGAGCGCAGCTCTTTATCAGAAGTGTTTCTGAAATTGCCCGGATGCTGGGGGTACCCTCCTTTTTTCTTTCTCTGATCATTGCGCCAATCGCCACAGAGCTTCCAGAAAAATTCAACAGCATCATCTGGTTGAAACAGCAGAAGGATACCCTTGCCCTGGGCAACATCACAGGAGCGATGACTTTTCAGAGCACGATCCTCCCGGCTCTTGGAATTATTTTCACGGACTGGCATTTCGTTGCCGGGTCCTGGGCCCCCATCCTCCTGACCTTTGCTTCTGCCGGATTGGTGCTGATCAGCCTTTCAAATGGGAAAAAACTTACCTCGTATACGCTTCTGATGGGCGGCCTGTTTTATCTTATTTTTCTGGGAACAACCCTCTGTTCAAAAGGTTGGTTTTAG
- a CDS encoding RidA family protein — MGKNEQRLRELGIEIPAPPLPQASYLPAVKANGFVQTSGQLPLQDGKLVYQGKVGKDLTVEEGAAAARLCCLNCLAAIRNLLGSLDLIEQIVMVRGYVNSAPDFSGQALVLEGASKLLIEIFGDSGKHARLAVGVSDLPGGAAVELELLAEATSP; from the coding sequence ATGGGAAAGAATGAGCAAAGGCTGCGGGAGCTTGGAATCGAGATTCCGGCTCCGCCTTTGCCGCAGGCGAGCTACCTTCCGGCAGTAAAGGCAAACGGCTTTGTTCAAACCTCAGGCCAGCTTCCCCTGCAGGATGGAAAGCTCGTTTACCAGGGGAAGGTGGGAAAGGACCTGACGGTTGAAGAAGGGGCGGCGGCGGCCCGGCTCTGTTGCCTCAACTGTCTTGCGGCAATCAGGAACCTCCTGGGGAGCCTTGACCTGATTGAGCAAATCGTCATGGTGAGAGGTTACGTTAACAGCGCCCCGGACTTTTCCGGGCAGGCCCTCGTGCTGGAGGGAGCCTCGAAGCTTTTGATTGAGATTTTTGGAGACTCCGGAAAACACGCGCGTCTTGCGGTTGGGGTAAGTGACTTGCCGGGCGGGGCTGCTGTGGAACTGGAACTTCTTGCTGAAGCAACGTCGCCATGA
- a CDS encoding LysE family transporter, whose product MNLLLIFTTSYLVALSGALMPGPMFTVTVKESLLRGGRAGFLIVGGHGLAEIFLLGLFALGLSQVLQALWISAVVGIGGGAVLLLMGAGILRSALSAQDYLELQEKEAFGSWEGSGGRRFGSSLRPFGEGIIVSLANPTWILWWFSIGVLYVTQALRYGWLGLFAFYSGHILADLSWYVFVSCTVAAGKKFLSPAVYRGILACCGAFLVLLALFFGYQGVRAALNLF is encoded by the coding sequence ATGAACTTGCTGCTCATTTTTACCACCTCCTATCTTGTCGCCCTTTCCGGAGCTCTCATGCCGGGTCCCATGTTCACGGTGACCGTGAAAGAGAGTCTGCTGCGGGGCGGCCGGGCGGGCTTCCTGATCGTGGGGGGCCACGGCCTCGCCGAAATTTTCTTGCTGGGGTTGTTTGCCCTGGGTTTGAGTCAGGTGCTCCAGGCGTTGTGGATTTCTGCCGTCGTGGGGATCGGAGGGGGAGCAGTCCTCCTTTTGATGGGTGCCGGCATCCTGCGCAGCGCGCTTTCCGCGCAAGATTATCTAGAGCTCCAGGAAAAAGAGGCTTTTGGCAGCTGGGAAGGCAGCGGGGGCCGGCGCTTCGGCTCCAGTCTGCGGCCCTTTGGAGAGGGCATCATCGTCAGCCTCGCAAATCCCACCTGGATCCTGTGGTGGTTTTCCATTGGCGTGCTTTACGTCACCCAGGCCCTGCGGTACGGGTGGCTGGGCCTGTTCGCCTTTTATTCAGGGCACATTCTGGCGGATCTGAGCTGGTACGTGTTTGTATCCTGCACGGTGGCGGCAGGCAAAAAGTTTTTAAGCCCCGCCGTCTACCGGGGGATTTTGGCCTGCTGCGGCGCCTTTTTAGTGCTCCTGGCGTTGTTTTTCGGCTATCAGGGAGTTCGCGCCGCGCTGAACCTTTTCTGA
- a CDS encoding YlbF family regulator — MNVYDRAYELARALKKSDEYRALLEARARVEEDPKNKEMLLEFKKRQLKIQKERLLGREVDEAELRRLEQLSELVNLNPTLKEFLSAEFRFTRLMGDIQKILSEPLSEWLQMTEEMFGSEKE; from the coding sequence GTGAACGTTTATGACCGCGCCTACGAACTGGCGCGCGCTCTTAAAAAATCCGACGAGTACCGGGCCCTGCTTGAAGCGCGGGCGCGGGTCGAAGAAGACCCTAAAAATAAGGAAATGCTTCTCGAGTTCAAAAAGCGCCAGTTGAAAATTCAAAAGGAGCGCCTGCTGGGGAGGGAAGTAGATGAAGCGGAACTGCGGAGACTGGAGCAGCTTTCTGAACTCGTAAACCTGAATCCCACGCTGAAGGAGTTCCTGAGCGCGGAGTTCAGGTTCACCCGCTTGATGGGGGATATTCAGAAGATTTTGTCCGAACCTCTCTCGGAGTGGCTTCAGATGACGGAGGAAATGTTTGGCAGCGAAAAGGAATAG
- a CDS encoding nucleotidyltransferase produces MRPLTCNKPKPLLPVLNKPIMEHLLQHLAAQGFLEIAVTLQYLPELIKGCFGEGQLYGLRLYYFEEISPLGTAGGIKNAESFLDQTFLVIPGDNLVDFDFQPALDFHRARGALATLILAGTGAGAGAGRGVVVDQDGLVLDVETSRESGRERIAPNFISTGIYIFQPEVLQYFPREAIFDLQADLLPLLLREKRPVYGFPAGGYWCDIGELLQYRQANRDFLNGRVKLPVSGRQVLPGVWVGENTEIHPTAELKAPVYLGSNCYLEQNVCLDSFCVIGNNTIIKSDSFLKDSIIWNNVYLDQGVQLKGATIADHVRIKARAVVHEDAVIGYDSVIGQRSVIRPGVRVWPSKVIEDNVSVCSSLVWGQRMGKSLFGLFGIKGLMNVEITADFAAKLAAAYGSSLRAGAKVVVGADGHQFSQILKRVFTAGLVGTGARVVDLGQVTTPVTRYAVKSLGADGGVHIRQGRPAPTNEVVIEFFDQNGINIDRSMERKVENTFRQEDFRRAGPDQIGEITFFPQLPEAYQQALLRLVDIDLIRRRRFKIVVGYEDPALAMLVTPLLEKLGCQVAALHWVPGSREEDLAQVVGRAQAHLGAGLDSNTEVLTLVTEEGKVVGDELLLALVALIYLAGERAATLGVPVTAPDVLEQLAGESEGQVVRTKVNPRALMEATSGAFQPLFDAVYLLVLVLDYLARKGCTLSEVVRLVPPFYIHKESVFCPWEEKGKVMRKLVEEAREQRAEMIDGVKIFHEYGWVVVLPDADEPVCRVVAEAQSQKAAEEMAASYVLKIKQILESA; encoded by the coding sequence TTGCGGCCTTTAACCTGCAACAAGCCGAAGCCCTTGCTTCCTGTCCTCAACAAGCCCATCATGGAACATTTGCTGCAGCACCTCGCAGCCCAGGGTTTCCTGGAGATAGCCGTAACCCTCCAGTATCTGCCTGAATTGATTAAGGGATGCTTCGGAGAGGGGCAGCTCTACGGGTTAAGGCTCTACTACTTTGAAGAGATTTCTCCCCTCGGCACCGCAGGGGGGATTAAAAACGCGGAAAGCTTTCTGGATCAAACCTTTCTCGTCATCCCTGGCGATAATCTGGTTGATTTTGATTTTCAGCCGGCCCTTGATTTTCACCGGGCGCGGGGGGCCCTTGCCACCCTGATTTTGGCCGGAACCGGGGCAGGTGCCGGCGCGGGGCGCGGTGTTGTGGTCGATCAGGATGGGCTGGTTCTGGATGTGGAGACTTCCCGGGAGTCCGGTCGGGAAAGAATCGCCCCCAATTTTATCAGTACGGGAATATATATTTTCCAGCCTGAAGTCCTTCAGTATTTTCCCCGCGAAGCCATTTTCGACCTCCAGGCCGATTTGTTGCCCCTCCTCCTGCGGGAAAAGCGGCCCGTATACGGCTTCCCTGCCGGGGGTTACTGGTGCGACATCGGAGAGCTTCTTCAGTACCGCCAGGCCAACAGGGATTTTTTAAATGGCAGGGTGAAGCTGCCAGTTTCCGGCCGCCAGGTTCTTCCCGGTGTATGGGTAGGGGAAAACACCGAAATTCACCCCACAGCAGAGTTGAAGGCACCGGTTTATTTAGGCAGCAACTGTTATCTGGAGCAGAACGTATGTTTGGACAGCTTCTGCGTTATCGGGAATAACACGATCATTAAATCAGATTCCTTTCTCAAAGATTCAATTATCTGGAATAATGTTTATCTCGACCAGGGGGTTCAGCTGAAAGGCGCCACCATTGCCGACCACGTCCGGATTAAGGCGCGGGCGGTTGTGCATGAGGATGCCGTGATTGGCTACGACTCGGTAATCGGCCAGCGCAGCGTAATCCGGCCGGGTGTCAGGGTATGGCCCAGTAAAGTGATCGAGGACAACGTGAGTGTCTGTTCCTCGCTTGTTTGGGGGCAGCGGATGGGCAAGAGCCTTTTTGGCCTTTTTGGGATTAAAGGGCTGATGAACGTGGAAATTACGGCAGACTTCGCGGCAAAGCTGGCAGCGGCGTACGGGTCAAGCCTGCGGGCCGGGGCAAAGGTAGTGGTGGGTGCAGACGGCCACCAGTTTTCGCAAATCCTTAAGCGGGTTTTTACTGCCGGTCTTGTCGGGACCGGGGCGCGGGTTGTTGACCTGGGCCAGGTGACGACACCAGTCACGCGGTACGCCGTGAAGAGTTTGGGGGCGGACGGGGGGGTTCACATCCGGCAGGGACGCCCCGCACCGACAAATGAGGTTGTGATTGAGTTTTTCGATCAAAACGGGATTAACATCGACCGGAGCATGGAAAGGAAAGTCGAAAACACCTTTCGCCAGGAAGATTTCCGCCGGGCCGGGCCGGACCAGATAGGAGAAATCACCTTCTTCCCGCAGCTTCCGGAGGCGTACCAGCAGGCTCTCCTGCGTCTGGTGGACATCGACCTGATCCGCCGGCGCCGCTTTAAGATTGTTGTCGGATACGAGGACCCGGCCCTGGCGATGCTGGTGACCCCCCTTCTGGAAAAGCTGGGGTGCCAGGTTGCCGCGCTGCACTGGGTGCCGGGCAGCCGGGAAGAGGATCTGGCTCAGGTCGTGGGAAGGGCCCAGGCCCACCTGGGCGCCGGTCTGGACAGCAACACCGAGGTGCTGACCCTGGTAACCGAAGAGGGAAAGGTGGTAGGCGACGAGCTTTTGCTGGCCTTGGTTGCGCTGATTTATTTGGCAGGCGAGAGAGCGGCGACCCTGGGAGTGCCGGTGACGGCGCCGGATGTCCTTGAGCAGCTTGCAGGGGAAAGCGAGGGGCAGGTGGTACGTACGAAGGTCAATCCCAGGGCCCTGATGGAGGCTACAAGCGGAGCCTTCCAGCCCCTTTTCGACGCCGTTTATTTACTGGTTCTGGTCCTTGATTATCTTGCCCGGAAAGGCTGCACCCTTTCAGAAGTGGTCAGGCTGGTTCCTCCCTTCTACATCCACAAAGAATCCGTCTTCTGCCCGTGGGAGGAAAAGGGGAAAGTGATGCGCAAGCTTGTCGAAGAGGCGAGGGAGCAGCGGGCCGAAATGATCGACGGCGTGAAGATTTTCCATGAATACGGCTGGGTCGTCGTGCTGCCGGATGCTGACGAACCTGTCTGCAGGGTTGTTGCGGAGGCGCAGTCCCAGAAAGCGGCGGAGGAGATGGCTGCGAGCTACGTCCTGAAAATTAAGCAGATTCTGGAAAGTGCCTGA
- a CDS encoding glycoside hydrolase family 15 protein — protein sequence MPRELVLGNGSFLVNFDGNLNMRDFYYPYVGELNHIGGSKNSIGIWSEGQFSWLDETSWERRLAYKPDCLITNVTAKNDAMGLALVMNSTVHYSDNVYLMKMAVHNLRKEEREVRIFFTHDFSIDETEVGDTAVYNPTLNAVYHYKRNRYILVNGRTKTEGIFQYATGTKRFQGAEGTWRDAEDGILEGNPIAQGSVDSTISFRLFLPPRGEQVLYYWIVVGENFTEVRNLNNYVLEQTPPTIFEKVETYWQRWVNRHTFNFGNLTPEIIELFKRSLLIMRTQIDRKGAIVAATDSDILQFNRDHYCYVWPRDGALVALALIKAGYPELTENFFLFCQRGLTEEGYLLHKYNPDGTPGSSWHPWICGSKPQLPIQEDETALVLFALWEYYQRVRDLDFLQSLYRNLILPAADFLVRYIYPELNLPIESYDLWEERRGIFTFTTAAVYGGLMAAANFARLFADGSKTEEYERTAQQLRKGMLEHLYDDSLGRFIRGVYIDQEGNLHRDLTLESSLFGLFEFGAFEPADPKVIATMQAIEAGLRVKTEVGGIARYTDDHYFQKSRDIENVPGNPWLICTLWLGEWYIACATAPEHLKRPLQILQWVARHALKTGILPEQLHPYTGEPVSVAPLTWAHGTFVLAVLKYLEKFHQLGWYHQLEW from the coding sequence GTGCCGCGGGAACTGGTTTTGGGCAACGGGTCTTTTCTTGTTAATTTCGACGGGAACTTGAATATGCGGGATTTTTACTATCCCTATGTGGGAGAACTGAATCACATCGGGGGAAGCAAAAACAGCATTGGAATCTGGTCGGAGGGGCAGTTTTCCTGGCTTGACGAGACGAGCTGGGAGAGGCGCCTTGCATACAAACCTGACTGCCTGATCACCAATGTTACGGCGAAAAATGACGCGATGGGCCTCGCCCTCGTCATGAACAGTACGGTGCACTACAGCGACAACGTTTATTTGATGAAAATGGCAGTTCATAATCTCCGCAAGGAAGAGCGCGAGGTCCGGATCTTTTTTACGCATGACTTTTCAATTGATGAGACCGAGGTGGGGGATACTGCCGTCTATAACCCCACACTGAATGCCGTTTACCACTACAAGAGGAATCGCTATATTCTGGTGAACGGGCGCACGAAGACCGAGGGCATTTTCCAGTACGCGACGGGAACGAAGCGCTTTCAGGGTGCAGAAGGAACCTGGCGCGATGCTGAAGATGGCATCTTAGAGGGAAATCCCATTGCGCAGGGTTCGGTGGACAGCACCATCAGTTTTCGCCTTTTTCTTCCTCCGCGAGGGGAGCAGGTTTTATATTACTGGATTGTTGTGGGGGAAAATTTCACCGAAGTGAGGAATTTGAACAATTATGTTCTTGAGCAAACCCCTCCTACCATTTTTGAGAAAGTCGAAACCTACTGGCAGCGCTGGGTTAACAGGCACACCTTTAATTTCGGCAACCTCACTCCAGAGATCATCGAGCTTTTCAAGCGCAGCCTCCTGATCATGAGGACGCAGATTGACCGGAAGGGTGCGATTGTGGCAGCAACCGATTCGGATATTCTGCAATTTAACAGGGATCACTACTGCTACGTCTGGCCCCGGGACGGAGCGCTGGTTGCCCTCGCCTTGATCAAGGCTGGCTACCCCGAGCTCACAGAGAACTTTTTTCTTTTCTGCCAGCGCGGGCTTACGGAGGAGGGCTACCTGCTGCATAAATACAATCCCGATGGAACACCTGGTTCCAGCTGGCACCCCTGGATCTGCGGCAGCAAACCCCAGCTTCCCATCCAGGAGGATGAAACGGCTCTCGTCCTCTTTGCCCTCTGGGAATACTACCAGCGGGTTCGGGATCTTGATTTCCTCCAGAGCCTTTACAGAAATTTAATCCTTCCTGCTGCCGATTTTCTGGTAAGATATATTTATCCGGAACTGAATCTGCCGATTGAAAGTTACGATCTTTGGGAGGAAAGAAGGGGGATCTTCACCTTTACGACGGCTGCAGTGTATGGGGGGCTGATGGCTGCAGCCAACTTTGCCCGCCTTTTTGCCGACGGCAGTAAAACCGAGGAATACGAGAGGACCGCCCAGCAGTTGCGGAAAGGGATGCTCGAACATCTTTACGATGACTCCCTGGGCCGTTTTATCAGGGGAGTTTACATAGACCAGGAAGGAAACCTCCACCGGGATTTAACCCTGGAAAGCAGCCTCTTTGGTCTTTTCGAATTCGGCGCTTTCGAACCTGCAGACCCGAAGGTAATTGCCACGATGCAGGCAATTGAGGCGGGTCTCAGGGTCAAAACGGAAGTGGGTGGAATCGCCCGCTATACCGATGATCACTATTTCCAGAAATCCCGGGACATTGAAAACGTCCCGGGAAATCCCTGGCTCATCTGCACCCTCTGGTTAGGTGAATGGTACATTGCCTGTGCCACGGCGCCGGAACATTTAAAGCGCCCCCTGCAGATTCTCCAGTGGGTTGCCCGCCACGCTTTAAAAACGGGGATTTTGCCGGAACAGCTCCACCCCTACACCGGGGAACCGGTTTCCGTTGCTCCCCTTACGTGGGCTCACGGCACCTTCGTTTTAGCGGTCCTGAAATACCTGGAGAAGTTCCACCAGCTTGGCTGGTACCACCAGCTGGAGTGGTAA
- the cbiQ gene encoding cobalt ECF transporter T component CbiQ: MKTFFHSFDPRVKLISCLIFLVVAVSLRTLAGLAAALLVIGFFILGSRLPVGRIFKRLGLIVPVVLMLGLFLPLLRPGTPFFQLKLGITTLTFTWEGLQAGAIFMLRFLCGALLLILVTFTTPFHVLLRSLSDLKIPQIFTQLIQFTLRYFFVLYDEVIRMQRARRARNFRPARSLWNRHTLATLGGLVGVLFIRSFERGERVYHAMLARGFQGEIRTLDHFEVCPKDLFLGAVILLLGGLSLMIDRGGWVWLHLLK, encoded by the coding sequence ATGAAAACTTTCTTTCACAGCTTCGACCCCAGGGTGAAACTGATCAGCTGCCTGATTTTCCTGGTTGTTGCGGTTTCCCTCCGCACCCTTGCGGGGCTGGCGGCGGCACTTCTGGTGATCGGTTTTTTTATCCTGGGCTCCCGTTTGCCCGTAGGGCGGATTTTTAAGAGGCTTGGTTTGATCGTCCCGGTGGTCCTGATGCTTGGTCTTTTTCTGCCCCTCCTTAGGCCCGGAACCCCTTTCTTCCAGTTGAAGCTCGGGATCACGACGCTGACCTTTACCTGGGAGGGTTTGCAGGCGGGGGCCATCTTCATGCTCCGCTTCCTTTGCGGAGCCCTCCTGTTGATCCTGGTTACCTTCACCACTCCTTTTCACGTTTTGCTCCGCTCCCTGTCTGACTTGAAGATCCCCCAGATTTTTACCCAGCTTATCCAGTTCACGCTGCGCTACTTTTTTGTTTTATACGACGAGGTAATCCGGATGCAGCGGGCGCGGCGCGCCCGCAATTTCCGGCCGGCACGGTCTTTATGGAACCGCCACACTTTAGCCACGCTGGGGGGATTGGTGGGAGTGCTCTTTATCCGCTCCTTTGAACGGGGAGAGAGGGTCTACCACGCCATGCTGGCACGCGGCTTTCAGGGGGAGATCCGGACCCTTGACCACTTTGAGGTTTGCCCAAAGGATCTTTTCCTGGGCGCGGTTATCTTGCTTTTAGGTGGACTAAGCCTGATGATTGACCGGGGAGGATGGGTATGGCTGCACTTATTGAAGTAG